In Altererythrobacter aquiaggeris, the genomic stretch CAGATTCCTTCGTTCAACCCGCCGCAAATCACCAGATCAGCCCGCGTCATCCGCGATTCGAGCAAACCGTAAATGGCGACACGCGGATGTCCGCCATACGGCGGCCGCACGGCGACGCTGTCCATCGCATCGCGCAAAACCGCGGCCAGGTCGCGCGGATCAATGCGTGTTCCGACTTGCCGGGCGTGCATCCGCAAACGCTCGGCAAAGCCCGACAATGCGCGGCCATCTTCCTTCGACCACAGACTTTCGCCCGCCAACGCTTCGCCTGTTTCAACCAATCGATCTAGCAATGCGGCAAGCGGCGCCCTGTCATCAGCGCCGGCAACATCAGCGGGAATTAATGTTTCCAGCAGCGCTGCGGTATCTTCCCACCAGGCGCCTATGCCCGGGTGTTTTTGCTCCAGCTGCGCGACCCTGGCCGTTACCGCCTCAAGCCCCGGCGCATCGCGCGGTCCGCGCAGTTCGAGTTCGAGTGCGCGCACATACCGCAGCCATTTGCCGCGATCCAGATCGCGCGACACAAGCGGATGACCAAGCAGCGCCATAAGCGGAACAGGCGCGGCCTGCCCGGCACCGATTTCAGCCAGCAGCAGGAACAACCGTCCGGCGGGGGTTTGCGATAGCACTCTACCAGCCGAATCGTCTGCGGCGATGTTCCAGCGCATCAGATGCGCCGCCACGCGTGCCGATAGCGCGCGGTCGGGTGTTATCAGCGACACCCGCCTGGCGGGCACTTCCAATGCTTCCCGGATGAGCAGCGCGATGGCCTGCGCTTCCTCCTCCTGATTGGCGCATTGCATCAGCCGGACACCGCTCAGCCGGCGTTGATCGGGCCGCAGTTCCGCCCACCGCGCACTGGCCGCAGGGGGCAGAAACAGGTTCGAAATTGCGTGCGTCCGTTCGGGCGGCGCGGCACCGATACCCTTGCGGTGCCACTGCCGCACTTCGCCGCGCGCGACGCCCATGCGGTTAAGCAGCAATTTCAAATGATATTGCGGATGCGTCAGCGCATCGCCGCGCTCGAACGGTGTATCGTCCGAACCACCAGCGCTGCCGAGTTCGTCCCACACGCTGTCGTCCAGCGACAGGTCGAGGTCGGGTAAAATTACCGCCCCTTCGGGAAGGTCGGAAATGGTCCGCAGCAATCCGGCCAGCGCGGGCGCAGCACTGGTGACACCAGCCGCCACAATCGGCGTTTTCGGGGGCTGTGCAGCCCAGCGTCTTGCGGCGTGTTCGAACAACAGGTTTCGCCGTGTCGATGCATCGACCAGCCCGCTGCCCTGCAATTCCGCCAGCCACATTTGCTGAACCAGATAGAACAGCTTGGTGTTTTCTCGCCAGTGACCCGCCAGGCCTTCCATTGCCTGCAGGACAGGCTCCTCCCACAAGGCGTCGGGGGCGACGTTTTCGACCAGCAGTCGGTCCATCGCCGCAGCTATCTGCTGGGCCATCCGCAAAAGGGCGGCACCGCTTGGCGGATCGCGGCCAAGTTCCTGCATGGCCAGCGGGACAAGGCCGGCAATCTTCAGCCAGCGATACGTCGGATCGGCAGCCGGCGGGATCTGCTCGGCGCTGCCAAGCGGGTCGAACAGCGCGCCAAGCGTTTCATCAAGATCAAGATCGCCGACAACTGCCATGCGCGGCATCAGCAGGCCGGCCTCGCCCGCCGCCCCGGCGTGACGGATAAACGCTTCGCCGATAGTGCGCGCGGCCCGCTGGCTGGGCAACAACAGGGTTAGTCGCGCCAGACCGATGCCTTCTTCGGAATAGCGCGGAACGAGGCCCGCGACCAATGCATCGGCGAAGCCGCGATGTGCCGCGATGGAATATATCCGGGGTCCCACCCGATGGCCGTGTCCGCGCTCAGCCAAGCTTCAGCGCCGCTTCCGTCGGAGCGATGGACTGCGGGGTTCCGACTTCGAACCATATTCCGGTAAAGGCGATGCCGAACAACCGCTGTTCCCCGATCGCCCGCTCCCACAGGATATTGGTCGAAAATCGGCCCTCCGGCGCATCGCGCAGCAATCGGTGCGACACCAACTGGATACCGGTGTAGATATACGGAGCTATCCGGCCCGAACGGCGGCGGGTGATTTGGCCTAACGGCCCAAGGTGAAAGTCACCCTTGCCGCGAAAATTGGCTGCGCGCGCGTGCGGGACGACCAGCAGCAGCGCATCCATCTCGTCCGGATTCCAGCGGGCCGATAAATCGGCGAACGCGCTGCGCGGTCCGTCGAGCCAGATGTTATCCGAGTTGAGGCAGAAAAACGGGTCGGGCAGCCGGCCCCGCGCCTTGATCATCCCGCCGCCGGTTTCGAGCAGCATGTCGCGCTCGTCCGAAATTTCGACTGTGGGCGCTATGCGGGCCGCGACATGGGCTTCCAGCGCATCGGCAAGATAATGGACATTCAGCACTACTTTGGCGACACCGGCTTCGGCCAACCGGTCCAGCGTGTGATCGACCAGCGGCTTGCCCGCGACGCGAACCATCGGTTTGGGCTGCGATGCCGTCAGCGGGCGCATCCGTTTGCCAATCCCGGCAGCCATCACCATGGCAGTATCACTCGCCAGGCCGGTCACGAAAGCCTGTCCCCGCGCGCGTCACGCAATGATTTGGGAATGTTGCGGTCGAACCAGTTCGACACCGGTGCGAGTGCAGGATGCGCCAGATCGCGTTCCAGCGCCGCCCAGACGCGCGGGATCATACCAAGGTATCGCGGCTTGCCGTCGCGCTGTGCCAGCCTTGCAAATATGCCGACGATTTTCGCATTTCGCTGCGCACCCAGCCGCGCATAATCGGCTTCGAATTCGCATCCGGCGTCGGTGTTCGCGAGATAGTGCTGCAGCATCCGCTGTTCCAGACCGGGCGAAACGTCACGCCTGGCATCCTGAAGCAGTGACACAAGATCATAGGCAGGATGCCCGACCAGCGCATCCTGAAAATCGATCAGACCCTGTGCACCGCCTTCCAGCAGCATAATGTTCTCGGCAT encodes the following:
- the addB gene encoding double-strand break repair protein AddB, with translation MAERGHGHRVGPRIYSIAAHRGFADALVAGLVPRYSEEGIGLARLTLLLPSQRAARTIGEAFIRHAGAAGEAGLLMPRMAVVGDLDLDETLGALFDPLGSAEQIPPAADPTYRWLKIAGLVPLAMQELGRDPPSGAALLRMAQQIAAAMDRLLVENVAPDALWEEPVLQAMEGLAGHWRENTKLFYLVQQMWLAELQGSGLVDASTRRNLLFEHAARRWAAQPPKTPIVAAGVTSAAPALAGLLRTISDLPEGAVILPDLDLSLDDSVWDELGSAGGSDDTPFERGDALTHPQYHLKLLLNRMGVARGEVRQWHRKGIGAAPPERTHAISNLFLPPAASARWAELRPDQRRLSGVRLMQCANQEEEAQAIALLIREALEVPARRVSLITPDRALSARVAAHLMRWNIAADDSAGRVLSQTPAGRLFLLLAEIGAGQAAPVPLMALLGHPLVSRDLDRGKWLRYVRALELELRGPRDAPGLEAVTARVAQLEQKHPGIGAWWEDTAALLETLIPADVAGADDRAPLAALLDRLVETGEALAGESLWSKEDGRALSGFAERLRMHARQVGTRIDPRDLAAVLRDAMDSVAVRPPYGGHPRVAIYGLLESRMTRADLVICGGLNEGIWPAAPAADPLLAPAVLRALGVPGADFRIGLSAHDMAAALGAPEVVLSRAERDSRGPAIASRFLLRVGALLGDDLAKHHLEKTVVELARAIDDAEPEPPYPRPAPAPDAKQRDVEISVTALDRLRSDPYQFYAGSILRLRDLDALDAEPSAAWKGTVAHEILEEWHKVGGDFRAVADAVLTRRNAHPLMRALWRPRLFAALEWAVQAIADLGREVVRAESWGEMRVDGVRVYGKVDRIDRLPDGGLAIVDYKTGSPPSGKQVARGYALQLGTLGLMARGGGFAGLTGNPQRFEYWSLAKDPKGNSDTGFGYIETPLLEGRKRSGIPPEDFLPEAQRYLTEALGRWINGSEPFTARLNPDATTYDTYDQLMRLDEWIGRD
- a CDS encoding nucleotidyltransferase family protein, with amino-acid sequence MTGLASDTAMVMAAGIGKRMRPLTASQPKPMVRVAGKPLVDHTLDRLAEAGVAKVVLNVHYLADALEAHVAARIAPTVEISDERDMLLETGGGMIKARGRLPDPFFCLNSDNIWLDGPRSAFADLSARWNPDEMDALLLVVPHARAANFRGKGDFHLGPLGQITRRRSGRIAPYIYTGIQLVSHRLLRDAPEGRFSTNILWERAIGEQRLFGIAFTGIWFEVGTPQSIAPTEAALKLG